One window of the bacterium genome contains the following:
- a CDS encoding M28 family peptidase, which translates to MEKELRTYIESLTSVGLDRFIGSRGHRKAFGMIKGLLRTWGLHVHVQPFTVNITVPVKWLLQIDFGKGYEKVQCLPGIGSPSVKSLVADILPVGHARDEDYASLDGTDGRTHLAQLWKNHETVKISEAAMRGASSLIWYNDYIDELYSGACDYSLSPIPGVSIRKSDAQRVLEAGGGRTRLSIRSRNRNIRCRNIEAGREVSDSHYILLASHYDSRPHTPGASDDASGVASMLAYIQNGYDADAGLPVRYLFADCEEEGCIGAETYADQLYRTNQLREVAAMVNLDAVGWPNLCLIARDRGAVMDEELTRLAAGVLDEMGHKVEKVRSKSGKSNHTPFASRGVRTVWYSDYPNYIRHSAMDNAFNIDYPTMALVTESLRRLFGRIE; encoded by the coding sequence ATGGAAAAAGAACTCAGAACCTACATTGAAAGCCTGACATCGGTGGGGCTTGATCGATTCATCGGATCGAGGGGGCACAGGAAGGCATTTGGAATGATAAAGGGCCTTCTCAGAACCTGGGGCCTCCATGTCCATGTCCAGCCTTTTACGGTCAATATAACTGTACCTGTGAAGTGGTTGCTGCAGATCGATTTCGGTAAGGGATATGAGAAGGTCCAGTGCCTGCCCGGAATCGGATCTCCATCCGTAAAAAGTCTCGTGGCCGACATTCTGCCTGTGGGTCATGCCAGGGATGAGGATTACGCCTCCCTGGACGGTACCGATGGGCGCACTCACCTTGCCCAGCTCTGGAAGAACCACGAAACGGTAAAGATCTCCGAAGCTGCCATGCGCGGGGCGTCTTCACTCATATGGTATAACGACTACATTGATGAACTATATTCTGGTGCCTGTGATTACTCCCTGTCTCCCATTCCGGGGGTATCGATCCGCAAGTCTGATGCCCAGAGGGTTCTGGAGGCTGGGGGGGGAAGGACCCGCCTTTCCATCCGTTCACGGAACCGGAACATTCGCTGCCGCAACATTGAGGCAGGTCGGGAAGTATCTGACAGTCATTACATACTTCTCGCCTCCCATTACGACAGCAGGCCCCATACGCCGGGTGCCAGCGACGATGCTTCGGGTGTTGCGTCCATGCTGGCGTACATTCAAAACGGTTATGATGCAGATGCAGGACTTCCGGTTCGCTATCTCTTTGCCGATTGTGAAGAGGAAGGGTGTATCGGGGCCGAGACTTATGCAGACCAGCTCTACCGGACTAATCAGCTGCGGGAGGTGGCGGCTATGGTTAACCTGGACGCGGTGGGATGGCCCAACCTCTGCCTCATCGCAAGGGATAGAGGTGCGGTGATGGACGAAGAGCTGACTCGCCTGGCTGCCGGAGTCCTGGACGAGATGGGCCACAAAGTGGAAAAGGTTCGTTCCAAAAGCGGAAAAAGCAACCACACCCCCTTTGCCTCCAGAGGCGTTCGAACAGTGTGGTATTCTGATTATCCGAACTACATTAGACATTCGGCCATGGACAACGCGTTCAATATAGATTATCCAACCATGGCCCTGGTTACCGAGTCTCTGCGCCGGCTTTTCGGCCGAATAGAGTAG
- a CDS encoding Rrf2 family transcriptional regulator — translation MRLSTKSRYGVRALFDIAYHSVGLPTQIKDISRRQQISPRYLEQIFQKLKKAQILGSKRGPNGGYYLIKEPGDITLGDIVRATEGPFELVFCVGNAPRKSCPRKDNCVASEMWLDISVQIGKFFDSIAISDLCEKARKTGVQREYDHPYTYHI, via the coding sequence ATGAGACTTTCCACCAAGAGCCGTTACGGTGTCAGAGCTCTTTTCGACATCGCTTACCACTCCGTAGGTCTTCCTACCCAGATCAAGGATATTTCCAGGCGTCAACAGATCAGCCCCAGATATCTCGAGCAGATCTTCCAGAAGTTGAAAAAAGCTCAGATACTTGGAAGCAAGCGGGGTCCCAACGGCGGCTACTATCTTATCAAAGAACCCGGTGATATTACCCTCGGCGATATTGTCCGTGCTACCGAGGGACCCTTCGAACTGGTGTTTTGCGTTGGCAATGCACCACGTAAAAGCTGTCCCCGAAAGGATAATTGTGTTGCCAGTGAAATGTGGCTGGACATAAGCGTGCAGATAGGCAAATTTTTCGATTCTATTGCCATTAGCGATCTCTGTGAAAAAGCCCGGAAAACTGGTGTTCAGAGAGAGTATGACCATCCCTACACCTATCACATCTGA
- the groL gene encoding chaperonin GroEL (60 kDa chaperone family; promotes refolding of misfolded polypeptides especially under stressful conditions; forms two stacked rings of heptamers to form a barrel-shaped 14mer; ends can be capped by GroES; misfolded proteins enter the barrel where they are refolded when GroES binds) — protein MSKVIMFSEDARKQLLVGVNALADTVKVTLGPKGRNVIIEKAFGAPTVTKDGVTVAKEIELEDKFQDLGAQMVKEVASKTSDVAGDGTTTATVLAQAMFREGIKNVTAGANPMDVKRGIDAAVIEVVNQLHKISKPTKEQKEISQVGTISANNDSSIGEIIAEAMSKVGKEGVITVEEAKAMETSLDVVDGMQFDRGYLSPYFVTDPERMVTELENPYILIFEKKISAMKDLIPILEQVARSSRPLLIIAEDIEGEALATLVVNKIRGTLSAAAVKAPGFGDRRKAMLEDIAVLTGGRVISEDVGIKLEAITLEDLGQAKRITLDKDNSTIIDGAGAKKTIEGRVGQLRIQIDETSSEYDREKLQERLAKLVGGVAVIKVGAATETEMKEKKARVEDALHATRAAVEEGIVPGGGVAYLRCLGVLDNLKMSEEDQQIGVNIVRKSLEEPLRQIIANAGLEPSIIVDNVKKNKKISYGFDAAKEEYTDLIEAGIIDPTKVTRSALQNAASIAGLLLTTEASVVNKAEEDGGMGMGGGGMPGMGVPGM, from the coding sequence ATGAGTAAGGTTATCATGTTCAGTGAAGATGCCCGCAAGCAGCTGCTTGTCGGAGTAAACGCCCTGGCCGACACGGTCAAGGTCACCCTCGGCCCCAAGGGGCGCAACGTCATTATCGAGAAGGCCTTCGGCGCACCCACCGTCACCAAGGACGGCGTAACAGTGGCCAAAGAGATCGAGCTTGAAGATAAGTTTCAGGACCTGGGCGCCCAGATGGTCAAGGAAGTTGCCAGCAAAACCTCCGATGTGGCTGGCGATGGAACCACCACCGCCACCGTTCTGGCCCAGGCCATGTTCCGGGAGGGGATCAAGAACGTCACCGCCGGCGCCAACCCTATGGATGTGAAAAGGGGCATTGACGCTGCCGTTATCGAAGTAGTGAACCAGCTCCACAAGATCAGCAAGCCCACCAAGGAGCAGAAAGAGATCTCCCAGGTGGGTACCATCTCCGCCAACAACGATTCTTCCATCGGCGAGATCATCGCCGAGGCCATGAGCAAGGTCGGCAAAGAGGGCGTTATCACGGTGGAGGAGGCCAAGGCCATGGAGACGTCCCTGGATGTCGTTGACGGTATGCAGTTCGACCGCGGCTACCTGTCCCCCTATTTCGTGACGGACCCGGAGCGCATGGTGACTGAACTTGAGAACCCTTATATCCTCATTTTCGAAAAGAAGATCAGTGCCATGAAAGACCTCATCCCGATCCTGGAGCAGGTTGCACGGTCCAGCAGGCCACTTCTCATCATAGCTGAGGACATCGAGGGCGAGGCCCTCGCCACTCTCGTGGTCAACAAGATCCGCGGAACCCTGTCAGCAGCAGCTGTCAAGGCCCCCGGTTTCGGCGACAGGCGCAAGGCCATGCTGGAAGACATTGCTGTTCTCACCGGCGGCCGTGTTATCTCCGAGGACGTAGGGATCAAACTGGAAGCCATTACCCTCGAAGATCTCGGTCAGGCAAAACGCATCACACTGGACAAAGATAACAGCACCATCATTGACGGTGCCGGAGCCAAGAAGACCATCGAAGGCCGTGTAGGCCAGCTGAGAATCCAGATCGATGAGACCAGCTCCGAGTACGACCGCGAGAAGCTGCAGGAGAGGCTTGCCAAGCTCGTAGGCGGCGTGGCCGTTATCAAGGTCGGTGCCGCGACCGAAACCGAGATGAAAGAGAAAAAAGCCCGCGTCGAGGACGCCCTGCACGCCACTCGCGCTGCGGTTGAAGAAGGTATTGTCCCCGGAGGCGGTGTCGCCTACCTGCGCTGCCTGGGCGTTCTGGACAATTTAAAAATGAGCGAAGAGGACCAGCAGATCGGTGTCAACATCGTCCGCAAGTCCCTTGAGGAGCCTCTTCGCCAGATCATTGCCAACGCCGGCCTCGAGCCGTCCATCATTGTCGACAACGTGAAGAAAAACAAGAAAATCAGCTACGGCTTTGATGCCGCCAAGGAAGAGTACACGGACCTTATTGAGGCAGGTATCATTGACCCCACCAAGGTGACCCGCTCTGCCCTTCAGAATGCGGCCTCCATCGCAGGCCTCCTGCTCACCACGGAAGCCAGCGTCGTGAACAAGGCTGAAGAAGATGGTGGAATGGGAATGGGCGGCGGCGGAATGCCTGGTATGGGTGTTCCTGGTATGTAA
- a CDS encoding endonuclease V yields the protein MRLRSINSWNLSPVEAVAIQRELVGQVQGGTLPHVRTVLGVDVSYSRAEQTFTACAILLELPKLVPLDSCCGFGNVSFPYIPGLLSFREIPPLIPMLKKAPRPDLIIVDGHGTAHPRGFGLACHLGLITGVPTIGCAKSLLVGTCEKPGPERGDMTPMTYDGGIVGYALRSRKGSKPLYISPGHMLDPEEAVKGVQMCLKGYRLPEPIRLAHKLTQQTRELGA from the coding sequence ATGAGACTGAGAAGCATTAACTCCTGGAACCTTTCCCCCGTTGAGGCAGTCGCCATCCAGAGGGAACTTGTAGGCCAGGTCCAGGGCGGCACCCTCCCCCATGTCAGAACTGTACTGGGTGTCGACGTTTCTTACAGCCGCGCAGAGCAGACATTTACGGCCTGCGCTATCCTGTTGGAGCTTCCGAAACTTGTGCCTCTGGACTCCTGCTGTGGCTTTGGGAACGTCTCTTTTCCTTATATACCCGGACTACTTTCCTTCAGGGAGATCCCGCCTCTTATCCCCATGCTGAAAAAGGCACCGAGGCCCGACCTTATTATCGTGGACGGCCACGGCACTGCCCACCCCAGAGGCTTCGGCCTGGCCTGCCACCTGGGACTTATAACGGGTGTCCCAACCATCGGGTGCGCCAAGAGCCTCCTTGTGGGTACTTGCGAAAAACCAGGTCCGGAGCGTGGAGACATGACACCCATGACCTACGATGGGGGTATCGTAGGGTACGCCTTGAGAAGCAGGAAAGGCAGCAAACCTCTGTACATCTCCCCGGGCCACATGCTGGATCCCGAAGAGGCGGTCAAGGGGGTACAGATGTGTTTGAAGGGCTACCGCCTGCCGGAGCCGATAAGGCTGGCACACAAACTGACCCAGCAGACGAGAGAGTTGGGGGCTTAA
- the xseA gene encoding exodeoxyribonuclease VII large subunit translates to MDRTTPLTVTDLTRQIKGTLENVFPPLWVEGELTDFSAASSGHCYFTVKDENSQIRAVMFRREAGRLPFLPEDGMSVLLLGRLTVYEARGNYQLIVDDMEPRGLGAIMQALEQLRVRLEAEGLFDADRKKDLPAFPACIGVVTSPTGAAIRDITKVLRDRDAPVRVLLSPALVQGRDAPDSIVTALEALVENGEAEVIIIGRGGGSFEDLLAFSEETVVRAVAQCPVPIVSAVGHEIDISLCDLAADLRAPTPSAAAEMVSESKEGLMAGLQYVASRLAAAMRIATGDAKSLVAAVGSRLTHPRHLLEQGKMRLDDLSFRLVSHTRARLTGFRSHLKNLSGLLHSLGPQAVLDRGYAVVQKEDGSVVKNPKQVWEGEALNLRVAAGKIRVKVGGGKGKETR, encoded by the coding sequence TTGGACCGCACCACCCCCCTCACCGTTACCGATCTCACCCGCCAGATCAAGGGTACCCTTGAAAACGTTTTTCCACCCCTGTGGGTAGAAGGGGAACTCACCGATTTCAGTGCCGCCTCCAGCGGTCACTGCTATTTCACTGTCAAAGATGAAAATTCCCAGATAAGGGCTGTGATGTTCCGTCGTGAAGCGGGTCGCCTTCCCTTCCTGCCGGAGGATGGAATGAGCGTTCTCCTTCTTGGACGCCTGACAGTCTACGAAGCACGAGGAAATTATCAGCTCATTGTAGATGACATGGAGCCCAGAGGCCTGGGTGCCATCATGCAGGCTCTTGAACAGCTTCGGGTGCGCCTGGAGGCCGAGGGGTTGTTCGATGCCGACAGGAAAAAGGACCTGCCGGCCTTTCCCGCCTGCATAGGGGTGGTCACCTCCCCGACAGGGGCCGCCATCAGGGATATCACCAAGGTCCTTCGGGATCGGGATGCCCCTGTCAGGGTCCTTCTTTCCCCCGCCCTCGTGCAGGGAAGGGACGCCCCGGATTCCATAGTAACAGCCCTCGAGGCCCTTGTTGAAAACGGGGAGGCCGAGGTTATCATCATCGGCAGGGGAGGGGGTTCCTTTGAGGACCTGCTGGCCTTTTCGGAGGAAACTGTAGTTCGTGCTGTGGCCCAATGCCCTGTTCCCATCGTATCGGCTGTTGGCCACGAGATCGACATCTCCCTGTGTGACCTGGCGGCGGACCTTCGGGCACCGACCCCTTCGGCTGCCGCCGAGATGGTGTCAGAGAGCAAGGAAGGGCTGATGGCAGGCCTCCAGTATGTGGCGTCAAGGCTCGCGGCGGCCATGCGTATCGCCACTGGCGATGCAAAGTCTCTGGTCGCTGCCGTCGGTTCCCGTTTGACCCACCCCCGCCATCTGCTGGAGCAGGGCAAGATGCGCCTGGACGACCTCTCCTTCAGACTGGTCAGCCACACCCGGGCACGGTTGACCGGATTCCGCTCCCACCTGAAAAACCTTTCGGGACTGCTTCACTCCCTGGGACCCCAGGCAGTGCTGGATAGGGGATACGCGGTGGTTCAGAAAGAAGATGGGAGTGTGGTGAAGAACCCTAAGCAGGTTTGGGAGGGGGAGGCGCTGAATTTACGAGTAGCTGCCGGGAAGATAAGGGTGAAAGTGGGGGGGGGAAAGGGGAAGGAAACCCGGTAA
- a CDS encoding PA2779 family protein: MRKMLRYPAVRLICWYLAFTLSGLFILPAAAQAAFISPSEETLAGMDVDTLATVREVLETGILTEKLASLGLSSDEIRTRLDGLTPEERQAVMEDLDQIQAGGNGVVTLLVVILLVIVILKLMDKEITIK, translated from the coding sequence ATGAGAAAGATGCTTCGTTATCCCGCTGTTCGTTTGATCTGTTGGTATCTGGCCTTCACGCTCTCCGGACTCTTTATTTTGCCCGCCGCTGCACAGGCAGCCTTTATCTCCCCCTCGGAAGAAACCCTGGCTGGTATGGATGTCGATACTCTGGCCACCGTGAGAGAAGTGCTGGAAACAGGCATTCTCACCGAAAAGCTCGCATCCCTTGGCCTGTCTTCCGACGAGATCCGGACGCGACTGGATGGGCTTACACCTGAAGAGAGGCAGGCTGTCATGGAAGATCTCGACCAGATCCAGGCAGGCGGTAACGGAGTCGTAACGCTCCTGGTTGTCATTCTTCTTGTGATTGTTATTCTTAAACTCATGGATAAGGAGATCACCATCAAGTGA
- a CDS encoding cysteine peptidase family C39 domain-containing protein — MRSGRWVWFAAVFAWVPLIFSCTIRLTEPHRLPEAVRIHRVGPYLQEPEQCGPFALAALLENIGIKADLDQLVQKLYSPGAGGTLTMDLFLEARRRGLETRQLEGSEEILVKELRDHGPAIVLFKYHGLSGSAGHFILVTGYSSDPYGFFLLWGDGKLSWMKLDRFDKFWSESGFWMLTVHREG, encoded by the coding sequence GTGAGATCGGGCAGGTGGGTATGGTTCGCTGCAGTATTCGCCTGGGTACCGCTTATTTTCTCGTGTACCATCCGGTTGACTGAGCCGCACCGCCTCCCCGAGGCCGTACGGATACATCGCGTAGGCCCGTATCTGCAGGAACCTGAACAGTGCGGGCCTTTTGCTCTTGCTGCTCTCCTTGAAAATATCGGGATAAAGGCCGATCTTGACCAGCTCGTTCAGAAGCTATACAGCCCCGGAGCCGGGGGGACCCTGACTATGGATCTTTTTCTTGAGGCAAGGCGAAGAGGTCTTGAAACCCGGCAGCTGGAGGGATCTGAAGAAATACTGGTAAAGGAACTCCGGGATCACGGCCCGGCTATCGTTCTGTTCAAATATCACGGTCTCAGTGGATCTGCCGGCCATTTTATCCTTGTCACAGGATACTCTTCCGACCCATACGGATTTTTTCTTCTTTGGGGGGACGGAAAACTATCATGGATGAAGCTGGACCGGTTCGATAAGTTCTGGTCCGAGTCGGGGTTCTGGATGCTCACTGTCCACAGGGAAGGATGA
- a CDS encoding glycosyltransferase family 39 protein, with amino-acid sequence MNQKDSFSIQYGWLYKALVLIVAILLLLRFYHLDADFPSGITRSGVLYTDEGWYSNAAVNDYQFGNWYLPGDFNPAVNMPLGQILHRWAFSFFGIGLTSVRVTPAVLFILTVLLTSQLVFFRFGTHAAVLTALLLATNFPGFAYSRLAIIDMEAMFFVVSGFFAAAGPGKNWRLFRVVLASILIAAGVLTKTTMIFGIPLLAYLVAIQAKNRRERIFLLAIFAIVLMFIVGGYFLAAKTFFPEDYAYFKRLNLDERIHKGVVDWLGSILQLIERIKALGIGFAVFCLLTFSLALRISKRYRADPVIRGMVVYIILYLGFLSISRHLPPRYFLPLLVPLSALGATASLELGAMLRRMRLPHSNILASIPLLLLLSLAMTGSVKIASYLSHSDFSFRGMAQEVGEIIEVREGKVPGVVVFGHIANSVALEIGVRSVNTVLGTLPLDRKLGRYRPRYLLLHTDDEVVMDAVKLEGGRVERLASWDVFGNYYGKGKQVQLFQVYWKQRDN; translated from the coding sequence ATGAATCAGAAAGATTCATTTTCGATCCAATACGGATGGCTTTATAAGGCCCTGGTACTGATCGTGGCGATACTGCTGTTGTTGCGATTCTATCATCTTGACGCCGATTTTCCATCGGGTATCACTCGCTCTGGAGTACTGTACACCGACGAAGGATGGTATTCCAACGCCGCAGTTAACGATTATCAGTTTGGGAATTGGTATCTTCCCGGAGACTTCAATCCAGCTGTAAACATGCCTCTTGGCCAGATCCTGCACCGCTGGGCCTTTTCCTTTTTCGGCATTGGACTCACCTCAGTGCGGGTCACTCCGGCGGTCCTTTTTATCCTGACGGTACTGTTGACGTCTCAGCTGGTGTTTTTCAGGTTCGGGACCCACGCGGCTGTTCTGACAGCGCTTCTCCTGGCTACAAACTTCCCGGGATTTGCCTATAGTCGGCTGGCTATCATTGATATGGAGGCGATGTTTTTTGTAGTTTCCGGATTTTTTGCAGCAGCAGGACCAGGCAAAAATTGGCGGTTGTTCCGAGTGGTACTCGCCTCGATTTTAATTGCGGCGGGAGTCCTGACAAAAACCACCATGATATTCGGTATTCCATTGCTGGCCTACCTGGTCGCCATACAGGCTAAAAATCGGCGGGAACGAATTTTTCTCCTGGCTATCTTCGCCATTGTTCTGATGTTTATCGTGGGGGGTTACTTCCTGGCTGCGAAGACTTTTTTCCCTGAGGATTACGCCTATTTCAAGCGGCTTAATTTGGATGAACGTATTCACAAAGGAGTTGTCGATTGGTTGGGATCCATTCTTCAACTAATTGAAAGGATCAAAGCCCTTGGGATCGGCTTCGCCGTTTTCTGCCTGTTGACTTTCAGCCTAGCTCTGAGGATTTCCAAGAGGTATCGTGCGGATCCCGTAATCCGGGGCATGGTGGTTTACATCATCTTATATCTGGGTTTTCTCTCCATTTCACGACACCTTCCCCCACGTTACTTTTTACCGCTCCTGGTCCCCCTTTCCGCCCTTGGTGCGACAGCCAGTCTGGAACTGGGAGCAATGCTGCGCAGGATGCGGCTGCCGCATTCCAACATTCTGGCATCCATTCCCTTGTTGCTTTTGCTGTCACTCGCCATGACCGGAAGCGTAAAAATAGCGTCCTATTTGTCTCATTCGGACTTTTCTTTCAGGGGAATGGCTCAGGAAGTGGGCGAAATAATCGAGGTCCGGGAAGGAAAAGTACCGGGCGTCGTAGTTTTTGGACACATTGCGAACTCCGTAGCGCTTGAAATCGGAGTTCGCTCGGTTAACACCGTACTGGGTACTCTACCTTTGGATCGGAAACTGGGAAGATACCGACCCCGATACCTTTTACTGCACACGGACGATGAGGTTGTTATGGACGCAGTGAAACTGGAGGGTGGGAGAGTTGAACGGCTGGCGTCGTGGGATGTGTTCGGTAATTACTATGGAAAAGGAAAACAGGTCCAACTCTTCCAGGTTTACTGGAAACAGAGGGACAACTAA
- the groES gene encoding co-chaperone GroES encodes MKIRPLQDRILVKRLEETAKTKGGIIIPDTAKEKPQEGKVVAVGKGRVLEDGSQRKLDLKAGDKILFGKYAGTDVKIDEDDYLIMREDDVLGVIEK; translated from the coding sequence ATGAAGATCAGACCATTGCAGGATCGCATTCTCGTTAAAAGGCTGGAGGAAACAGCCAAAACAAAGGGTGGGATCATCATCCCGGATACAGCCAAAGAAAAGCCCCAGGAAGGTAAGGTTGTGGCTGTCGGAAAAGGCCGCGTCCTGGAGGATGGTTCTCAGCGTAAACTGGATCTGAAAGCCGGGGACAAAATTCTCTTCGGCAAGTATGCCGGTACAGACGTCAAGATAGATGAAGATGACTATCTCATCATGAGGGAAGACGATGTCCTCGGTGTCATTGAGAAGTAG
- a CDS encoding DUF502 domain-containing protein — protein sequence MRITIKKYLLTGILVLSPLFLTGWVLLTLMRWTDRALRLIPPVYRPENLLGFNIPGLGLILTVSIIFVIGALVANVAGRKFLNTGEKILEKIPLLRWFYFSSKQILEAIFISGQDSFRRAILVEYPRKGIYSIGFITGEAIGQFEKHIPARSYTVFIPTTPNPTSGFLLVVPEEEAITLDWTVDEAFRVIISAGVIMPGEEEKIPALKEALEKSIIRLEEEDPKEGAS from the coding sequence ATGAGAATCACCATTAAGAAATACCTGCTCACCGGGATTCTGGTACTGAGCCCCCTGTTCCTTACAGGGTGGGTATTACTCACCCTCATGAGGTGGACCGACAGGGCACTCCGGCTCATTCCGCCGGTGTATCGACCGGAGAATCTCCTGGGTTTCAATATCCCGGGGCTAGGCCTGATCCTTACAGTCTCCATCATATTTGTAATCGGCGCCTTGGTTGCCAACGTTGCGGGACGTAAATTCCTCAACACGGGTGAGAAGATACTGGAGAAGATCCCGTTGCTCCGCTGGTTCTATTTTTCCTCCAAACAGATCCTGGAAGCTATTTTCATAAGCGGGCAGGACAGCTTTCGCAGGGCCATCCTCGTGGAGTATCCGCGAAAGGGTATCTACAGCATTGGCTTCATCACCGGGGAAGCCATCGGGCAGTTTGAAAAACATATACCGGCCCGCTCCTACACGGTCTTTATACCCACCACGCCCAACCCGACCTCCGGATTTCTCCTCGTAGTGCCGGAGGAAGAAGCGATCACCCTGGACTGGACAGTGGATGAGGCGTTCAGGGTCATCATCTCCGCGGGCGTGATAATGCCGGGTGAAGAAGAAAAGATCCCGGCATTGAAGGAAGCCCTGGAAAAAAGCATCATCAGGTTGGAAGAGGAAGATCCCAAGGAAGGCGCCTCATGA
- a CDS encoding tetratricopeptide repeat protein, with protein MTSFRFFMCAFLAITVVSCAGVSVRESLVMPYEDRIQLASIYIQGGQQDQAIPLLEDAITQEEGRPEACAMLGELFWLKGDLKKSSIYFEKALETGGEDPMILNNLAWIEFEKDNPDRALALVDRAIAMDPAPLYPYLETRTRTLMKLHRYDEAAVDARAAFSLTPEYDTRMKEQLGELISEIERLKDGLEDNTY; from the coding sequence TTGACCTCCTTCAGGTTTTTCATGTGTGCCTTTCTGGCGATAACGGTTGTCTCGTGCGCAGGGGTATCTGTCCGTGAATCCCTTGTTATGCCCTATGAGGACAGGATCCAGCTTGCCTCTATCTACATTCAGGGAGGACAACAGGATCAGGCCATTCCCCTCCTGGAGGATGCGATTACCCAGGAGGAAGGACGGCCCGAGGCCTGTGCCATGCTGGGTGAGCTTTTCTGGTTGAAAGGTGACCTGAAGAAATCATCGATTTATTTCGAGAAGGCCCTGGAAACAGGAGGGGAAGATCCCATGATCCTCAATAACCTGGCCTGGATCGAATTCGAGAAGGATAATCCAGACAGAGCGCTGGCTCTTGTGGACAGGGCCATCGCTATGGATCCTGCCCCTTTGTACCCTTACCTTGAGACAAGGACCAGAACCCTTATGAAACTTCACCGTTACGACGAGGCTGCCGTGGATGCGCGTGCCGCTTTTTCCCTCACGCCAGAATATGACACACGGATGAAAGAGCAGTTGGGGGAGCTGATAAGTGAGATAGAAAGGCTCAAGGATGGATTGGAAGATAATACATATTGA
- the larE gene encoding ATP-dependent sacrificial sulfur transferase LarE: MMTEIAVPVSRLRSIILEMGRVLVAYSGGVDSTYLLNFCLRSLGPEAVSAVFVQHPLLREGEASEAIALARGMGVKTTHRLDLDPRHIQEVSGNAPSRCYHCKKYIFSHLRELADNNGIPWLLDGTNADDGEGYRPGIQALEELGVRSPLKEAGLTKKLIRDLSRSDGLETWDKPSAPCLATRFPYDQPITDRDIEMVKEGESILRGEGLADLRLRVHGDIARIEVPEMMVGHLTETVRRQRLVAALKTLGYRYVTLDLEGLRSGSMDG, from the coding sequence ATGATGACTGAAATTGCTGTCCCCGTCAGTAGGCTGCGGTCCATTATCCTCGAGATGGGCAGGGTGCTCGTTGCCTATTCTGGGGGGGTGGACAGCACCTATCTGCTCAATTTTTGTCTGCGGAGCCTGGGTCCTGAAGCTGTTTCTGCCGTTTTTGTTCAGCATCCCCTCCTGAGAGAAGGGGAGGCTTCAGAGGCGATAGCTCTGGCTCGCGGGATGGGTGTTAAAACGACACACCGTCTCGATCTGGACCCTCGCCACATCCAGGAAGTCTCGGGCAACGCTCCCTCAAGATGCTACCATTGTAAAAAGTATATTTTTTCCCACCTGCGGGAACTGGCAGATAATAACGGAATTCCCTGGCTCCTCGATGGTACCAACGCGGACGATGGTGAGGGCTACAGGCCGGGTATACAGGCTCTCGAAGAGTTGGGTGTAAGGAGCCCTTTGAAAGAAGCGGGACTTACCAAGAAGCTGATTCGGGACTTGAGCAGGTCGGATGGCCTTGAAACATGGGATAAGCCTTCCGCCCCCTGTCTCGCAACCCGCTTCCCCTACGATCAACCCATCACGGACAGGGACATTGAAATGGTAAAAGAAGGGGAATCTATCCTGCGAGGAGAAGGTCTCGCGGATCTCAGGCTCCGGGTACACGGCGACATCGCCAGGATCGAGGTCCCGGAAATGATGGTTGGTCATCTGACGGAAACTGTAAGGCGCCAAAGACTTGTTGCGGCCTTGAAGACTCTGGGTTATCGTTATGTGACCCTTGACCTGGAGGGGCTGCGATCGGGTAGTATGGACGGATGA